In Zingiber officinale cultivar Zhangliang chromosome 1A, Zo_v1.1, whole genome shotgun sequence, a genomic segment contains:
- the LOC121997225 gene encoding thiol protease SEN102-like, which translates to MLTFLALAVALAFAVAGSSTPITDKDLASEENLWDLYERWRSHHTVARDLEDKQRRFNVFKENAKYIHEINKMDRPYKLTLNKFGDLTRDEFRSTFAGSKIDHHRMFRGSRQGKFMYENADVPPSIDWRQRGAVTQVKNQLQCGSCWAFSAVAAVEGIHQIATKHLVSLSEQELIDCDTKYDEGCNGGLMEHAFEFIHEKGITTEANYPYVGKDGRACNVEKHSQVVAISGYEVVPSSDTSLMKAVSRQPVSVAIEASSRDFIFYSEGVYDGECGTYLDHGVAAVGYGETKDGQQYWIVKNSWGPGWGEKGYVRMAINSTKYPFGICGIEMMASYPVMISPLVHQELPLKDEL; encoded by the exons ATGTTGACCTTCTTAGCTCTAGCAGTTGCCCTGGCCTTCGCGGTGGCAGGCAGCAGTACTCCGATCACTGACAAGGACCTCGCGTCCGAGGAGAACCTCTGGGACCTGTACGAGCGGTGGCGAAGCCACCACACGGTGGCCCGGGACCTCGAGGACAAGCAAAGGAGGTTCAATGTGTTCAAGGAGAATGCTAAGTACATCCACGAGATCAACAAGATGGACAGGCCTTATAAACTGACGCTGAACAAGTTTGGGGACTTGACGAGGGACGAATTCCGGAGCACCTTCGCCGGGTCTAAGATCGACCACCACCGAATGTTCCGGGGTAGTCGACAGGGGAAGTTCATGTACGAGAACGCCGACGTCCCTCCCTCGATCGACTGGAGGCAGAGGGGCGCAGTCACTCAAGTCAAGAACCAACTCCAGTGCG GGAGTTGCTGGGCTTTCTCGGCCGTCGCCGCCGTCGAGGGAATACACCAGATCGCAACCAAGCATCTCGTGTCGTTGTCGGAGCAAGAGCTGATCGACTGCGACACCAAATACGATGAAGGATGCAACGGAGGTCTCATGGAGCATGCGTTCGAGTTTATCCACGAGAAAGGCATAACGACTGAAGCAAACTACCCCTACGTGGGCAAAGATGGCCGAGCGTGTAACGTCGAG AAACATTCTCAAGTGGTTGCGATCAGTGGCTACGAGGTTGTTCCTAGCAGCGACACGTCTCTAATGAAGGCAGTGTCTCGTCAACCTGTGTCGGTTGCTATCGAAGCGAGTAGCCGAGACTTCATATTCTACTCCGAG GGCGTGTACGACGGGGAGTGTGGCACGTATTTAGATCATGGAGTTGCAGCTGTAGGGTACGGGGAGACGAAGGACGGGCAGCAATACTGGATCGTCAAAAACTCATGGGGGCCGGGGTGGGGGGAGAAGGGTTACGTAAGGATGGCGATCAATTCCACGAAATATCCTTTTGGGATTTGTGGAATTGAGATGATGGCATCGTACCCCGTTATGATATCTCCCTTAGTTCACCAGGAGTTGCCGCTGAAGGATGAGCTTTAG